In Buchnera aphidicola (Ceratovacuna japonica), the genomic window TTTACTTAGATAAAAAAAAAAATCAAAAGGAATGTAAAGATTTCAATTTTATAAATAAAAAAAATACTTTTCCAATAATAGTGATTTCTACTAATGAAGAAATAGTAATTGCTGAAGATACTTTTAATCTAATAAAATAAATTTTAATTTTATAATATTTAATAAGGTGATTTAAAACTATAGGTGTGTCTGTGTTTAATTCAACAATTTTAATTCCAATAGGAAAAAATATTAATTTAATTACAATATCATTAAATTTAATAAATTTAATTAAAAGTAAAAATTTTAATGTTATTTTTTTCAAACTTATGCTTGAAAATGTAGAAAATAAATTTTTTGATAAAAATATGCGATTTATTTTTAAAGAAAAAATTGCTGATTTTGTAAAACCCTTTTTTATAAAAAATGTTATTTCTTTAGAAAATAAAGAAACATATAACTTTTTTTTAGATAAAGCTATAGAAAAATATTATTCTATAAAGAATAAAAAAAAAATAATTTTAATAGAGGGTATTAATACTAAATACAATAATTATATAGAAAGGAAATTTAATATAGATTTTGCTAAAAGTACTAATTCTAAAATTATATTTGTTAGTAATTATAATACATTTTTTAAAAAATATGGTTTCAAAATTATGAAGAATATTTTTTTAAAAAATTTTTTTTATTGTAATAATATAATATTGGGATTTATGCTCAATAAATATGAAAAAAAAATATGTACAAAAAATTTTTTTAAAACTAAGTTATATAAATGTAATAACATAAATAAAAATAAAGAATTTTATGAAAAAGTATTAAAAAAATATAGATTTAAAAAAACATTAAATTTGTTAAACTCAATAATTTGGAATTTTAAGGTTAAAAAAATTTGTGTTTCTTATTTATGTAAAATACTTAAAATTAAATATTTATATTACAAAAAAACTTTTTTTAAAAAAGTAAAATTTTTTACTTTTGATGATATAAATATAAATTGTAGTAAAAATTTTTATAAATATCATTTGTGTATAATAGATACTGATAATAAGAAAAATTTAAATAATTTTTTATATATTTTGAATAAAAATTATAATATAGGATCTATTTTGCTTTTAACAAATAATAACAATATAAGAAAATTTATAAAAATATTTATAAAATCTTATAAAAATAAGATACCTATATTTTTTACAAAAAATAATTTTTTTTACTTACATAGTATATTAAAAAGTTATAATATTAATTATTTAAAAAAAAAATATAATAATTATAATTTTATAAAAGAAAATATTTTTTTAAACAATTATAATGAAATAATTAAAAAAATTCTTTTTAAGAACGAAAAAACTTTTTTTACTTCGTATTACTTTAAGTATTACTTAAAAGAAAAAGCTAAAAAATTAAATAATATTATTATATTTCCTGAAGGATATGAAATTAGAATATTAAAAGCTGTTTCTTTTTGTGCAAAAGAAAAAATTGCGAAATGTATTTTATTAGGAAATAAAAAAAAAATAAATTATATATCAAATATTAATAATATATTTATAGATAAAAATGTAAAAATTATAGATCCAAAAACTATAAGAAAAAATTATATAAAATTATTTATAAAAAGTAGACTTCCAAAAATTTTAGATAAAAATTTAGCTACAAAATTTTTAAAAGATAATTGTGTGTTAGCAACTTTAATGTTAAAAAATGATGAAGCAAATTGTTTAATATCAGGATCTATAAATACTACTGCAAATACTATTAGACCAGCTTTACAAATTATAAAAACTAAATCTTCATCTTCTATAATTTCTTCGTTTTTTTTTATGCTTATTAAAGATAAAGTTATAATTTATGCAGATTGTGCTATTAATATTAATCCAGATGCTAAACAATTAGCAGAAATAGCTATTGAAACATCAAAATCTGCTATAAATTTTGGTATTTTCCCAAAAGTTGCTATGATTTCATATTCTACAAAATTTTCTGGTAATGGATCTACTGTAGAAAAAGTTAGAGAAGCTACATTAATAGTAAAAAAAAAATGTCCTAATCTTCATATAGACGGACCTGTTCAATATGATGTTGCATCTAGTAGAAAGATATCACAACTAAAAAATTATGTTTCTGATATTGCAGGAGATGCGAATATATTTATTTTTCCAGATTTAAATTCTGGAAATGCTATTTATAAAGCAGTGCAAAATGTTACTAATTCAATTTCAATAGGCCCAATTTTACAAGGAATAAATAAACCAGTAAATGATTTATCTAGAGGTTCTACTATAGAAGATATAATATATACTTCTGCTGTTACTTCTATTCAATGTTCAAACTCTTGATATTTTAAAATTTTTATAGAAATAAGAATAATTTTATAGATCTTATTTCTATAAAAATATTTAATTTTTTCATATAATAAAATAGTTCAAAAATATATAAATTCTTAAAACTAAAGTAGAATAGTATATTATTAATAAAATCTTTTTTTTAAAACATATAATTTGTTTAAACCAATATGTTATTAAAACAATGTCTTAATAGTTTAATTAAAACATTTATTTTGAAAATGGGATTGTAACTTTTTGTAGTGCTACTACTTTTTCTTTTTTATTAGTTCTTATTAATATTACTCCTTGAGTATTTCTGCTTAATATTCCTATTTCTGATACTCTAGTTCTAACTAATATTCCTGAATTTGTAATTATAATTATTTCATTTTTTTTGGTAACTTGTATTGAGGCTATTACTACTCCATTTTTTTTAGTTATTTTAATAGATATTATTCCTCTAGTAGCTCTAGATTTTATAGGAAATTCTGAAATTTTTGTTCTTTTTCCATATCCGTTTTTAGTAACTGTTAGAATTTCTCCATTTTTTTTAGGTATTATAAGTGAAACAACTTTATCTTTTTTATTTATTTTTATTCCTCTTACTCCAGCAGCTGTTCTACCCATTTTTCTTACATAATTTTCTGAAAAATGTACTACTTTTCCTTGAGATGTGAATAACATAACAGTATTTTTACCATTAGTTAATGACACTCCAATTAGTTCATCACCTTTATTTAAATTTATAGCTATTATTCCTGAACTTCTTTGTTTTTTAAATTTAGTTAGAGGGGTTTTTTTTACTATTCCCCTTAAAGTAGCCATAAAAATATTTTTGTTTTCGCTATATTTGGAAACTGGTAAAATTGCAGTAATTCTTTCATTAAATTTTAGTGGCAATAAATTTATAATAGGTTTTCCCCTAGTATTTCTATTTGAACTTGGAAGCTGGTATACTTTCATCCAATATATTATTCCTCTGCTTGAAAAGCATAATATAGTGTTGTGAGTATTAGTAACTAATAAGCATTCTATAAAATCCTTTTTTTTTATTTTTGCTGCTAATTTTCCTCTTCCTCCTCTTTTCTGTGCGTTATAATCTGATAATGGTTGATATTTCACATATCCTGAATTTGATAAAGTAACTACTACATCTTTTTTTGTTATTATGTCTTCTATATTTATTTTTGATATTCTATTTTTTATTTTTGTTCTTCTATTATCTCCAAATTTATCTTTTATATATAATAATTCATTTTTTATTACTTTAATTAATTTATCTTTTAAATTTATTATATTAGTTAAATTTTTAATATTTTTTAATATCTTTTTATATTCTAAATATATTTTTTTACTTTCTAAATTAGTTATGTTTTGTAGTTTTAAATCTAATATAGCTTTTGACTGTTTTTTAGTTAAACAATATTTTTTTTTTATTATGGAATCATTACTTTTATAATATTTGTTAAGTATTTTATTTTTTTCTAAAAGTATTTTATAAAATTTATTTTTTTTTATTTTCCATGTTTTTTTTAATAATATTTTAGTTGCATTCGATGTATTATTGGATTTTTTTATTATTTTTAATATTTTGTCTATGTTGTTTATTGCAATTTCAAATCCTTCTAACAGATAAGATCTTTCACAGTTTTTTTTTAATTCAAAAATGCTTCTTCTTATTACTATTTCTTTTCTATGATATAAAAAAGCTTTTAAAATTTCTTTTAAAGACATTACTTTAGGTTTTCCATTATAAAGTGCAACCATATTTATACCAAAAGAAATTTGTAATTGACTTAACAAATATAATTTATTTAATATTATTTCTGCTATATGATCTTTCTTTATTTCTATTACAATTCTCATGCCTTCTTTGTCTGATTCATCTCTTAAAGTACTTATTCCTTCTATTTTTTTATCTTTTACTAGTTCCGAAATTTTTTCTATTAGCTTAGATTTGTTTACTTGATATGGTATTTCTTTAACTATTATAATTTCTTTTTTAGTTTTTTTATTTTTTTTTATAAAGCTTTTAGCTCTTATATATATTTTACCACGTCCAGTTTTATATGCTTTTTTTATTCCTTCAGATCCATGTATAATTCCATAAGTAGGAAAATCTGGACCTGGTATTGATTTCATAAGTTCTTTTAAAGAAATTTTTTTATTTTTTAAGTATTTTAAACATCCATTTATTACTTCTTTTATATTATGAGGTGGTATATTAGTAGCCATTCCTACAGCTATTCCAGAAGATCCATTAACTAGAATATTTGGTATTTTAGTTGGTAAAATTTCTGGTATTTTTTCAGTTTCATCATAATTAAATATAAATTTTACTGTGTTTTTGTTTAAATCATCTATAAATTCATGTGAAATTTTTGACATTTTTATTTCTGTATATCTCATAGCCGCGGCAGAATCACCATCTATTGATCCAAAATTTCCTTGTCCTTTTATTAACATATATCTTAAAGAAAATGGTTGAGCCATTCTAACTATAGCTTCATATACAGCAGAATCTCCATGAGGATGATATTTACCTATTACATCTCCTACTATCCTTGCTGATTTTTTATATGGTTTATTATAGTGATTTTTTAATATGTTCATTGCAAATAATATTCTTCTGTGTACAGGTTTTAACCCATCTCTTACATCTGGAAGAGCTCGACCTATTATTACAGACATAGCATAGTCTAAATATGAATTTTTAAGCTCTTTTTCTATATAAACTTTTTCTATATTTTTATAAACATTGTTCATATTTTTCTCTTTTTTATAGAATTTTTATATATAATAGAAACATAATATAATTTGTTTAATTAAATATTAATATAATTATTTATTATATTAATATTTTTGTATAAAATATTTAATTAATATAATTGTATCTTTTTAAATATTTTTATCAACAAAGTTATTTATAATTTTATTTTTATATTTATATTTTTTGTTTTATGTTTTAAATTTAATTACTGTTAATTTTTTAACAACATTGGTAAAATATAATGAATTCTGAAGAAAGTACTCTTATTAAAAATTTGTTTAAAAAAATAAATAGTACAGAAAAGAAATTTTCCAAGAAAGATGATGAAGCTAATAGTTTAATTTTAGATTTAGTAAAAAAAAATCCTAATGCTCATTATTATATGGTTCAATCATTATTAGTGCAAGATGAAGTAATATTAAGACTTAATAATAATATTATTGATTTAAAAAATAAGATAAAAGAGCTAAAAAGTTTTAAAAAAAATACTAAAAAAAGTTTTTTATCAAATTTTTTTAATTTTAATAAAGATGATGATATAAATAAAAAAAAGACTTATTCGAAATCTGAAAATTTAAACAATAATAGTACTATTTCAAGTGATAGATCAAATACCAAAGACAGTTATTTTTCTGGATGTCAAAATAATGGTAGTTTTTTAGGTAATGCATTGCAAACTGCAGCTGGAGTTGCCGGTGGAATAGCTTTTGGTAATTTATTAACTAGTTTATTTCATTCTAATAATAGATATGATCAACCTATAATAAATGATATTCATAATACGAACTTTTTTAATGTAGAAGAAGAAAATTATAAGAATGGTTTGGAAAATAATAATGTTTTTGAAGAAGAAAATTTTATAGAAAAACCAGAAATTTCTAAATTTAATAATTTAGATAAAAATAATTTTGAAAAAAATAACTTTGATGTATCAAATAATGACTCTATAGAAGAGTCTGAAGATAATTTTACAGAAAATGATTTTATTTAATTTTAAAAATATAAATTAAATTTTTTTTAAAATATTATTAAACCAGCAATATATTTAATGCTGGTTTAATTAATTTATTTTTTTTTGTTTATATATTCTTTTAAACCTTCTATAGATGGTTTCATGCCTAACTTTTTTTTGTTCCAGCTAGAAGGACATACTTCACCTTTTTTCTTATGAAAATTCACTGCATCTATCATTCTTAATACTTCTTTTATATTTCTTCCGTAAGGTAGATCGTTTATTGTTTCATGTATTATTATTCCATTAGAATCTATTAAAAATGTAGCTCTAAGAGATATTCCAGATTTTGGATGTTCTATTTCATATGATTTTTGAATTTCTTTTTTTATATCTGATACTATTATATATTTTAAATTTCCTATTCCTCCATCTTTTATTTCTATACTTTTCCAAGTATAGTGTGAATATACAGAATCGCAAGATACACCTATTATTTTTGTATTTCTTTTTTTAAATTCTTCATACAAATTATTAAATTCTAATATTTCTGTTGGACATACAAATGTAAAATCCATTGGCCAAAAAAACAGTACAGACATTTTATTCTTAATATATTTTTTAAAATCAAAGTTTTCTACTATTTTATTGTTTTCCAAAACAGCAGGAGCTAAAAATGTAGGAGCTTTTTTTGTAACTAAAGTCATATTATTCCTATAATTCTATGTTGATTAATTTTAATAAAAATATTATTTATTAATAATACTTTGTTAAAATTAAATGTTTTAAAATATGAAAAAAATTATAACATGGAAAGATATTTTAGATATGGAAAAAAAAATATATTTATTTAAAATATTAAAATTTATTAATTTAGAAAGATGTAAAAAAAATATATATCCTTCTAATAAAAATTTATTTTCTGCATTCAAATATACCAGTTTTAAAAAAATAAAAGTAGTTATATTAGGACAAGATCCCTATTATAAAGAAGGTCAAGCAAATGGTTTAGCTTTTTCAGTAAATGATGGAATTAAAATACCTCCTTCTTTGAGAAATATTTTTAAAGAATTAAAAAATAGTGTAAATAATTTTAGTTATCCTACTCATGGAAATTTATCTAAATGGGCATTACAAGGTGTTTTATTATTAAATGCTATTTTAACAGTTGAAGAAAATAAACCAAATTCTCATAAAAATATTGGATGGTCAAAAATTACTGATACTATAATAAAAAAAATAAGTTTTTATAAAAAAAACATAATTTTTTTATTATGGGGAAAAATAGCTCAAAAAAAAATTGATTTAATAAATTTTAAAAAACATATAATATTAACTTCATCACATCCATCTCCATATTCTGCTAGACATGGTTTTTTAGGATGTAACCATTTTATAAAAATAAACGAAATTTTAACTTATTTTAACAAAAATAATATAGATTGGAATATATAAAAATAATATTTTATAATATCAAGTTAAAAATTTATAATTTTTTTTCTATAATATCTTTAATAGATTTTAATATTAAAGGTATTCCTTGAAGTACTGGATCATTTTCAATTTTTTTTTCTTTTATTTTTTTATTTATTTTTTTTATGTTTTTAGTTATATTTTTTACTTTTTGTATAAATAATTTAACATTTTCTTTTTTTACTTTTTTTATTTTTATATTATTATCTTTTTCCATATTTTCTATATTAGCAATTTCTCTCAAATTAATATCATTTTTAATTTTTTTTAAGATTTTTATTTTTTTTATATTGTTTTTTATTTTTAAGTTAATTTTTTTATTTTTTTTTATATATTTTTTTATTACTTTTTTTTTTTTTTTTTTTTTTTTCTATATTTTTTTTGTTATCTGTTTTTTTTTTCATAGTGTTTTTATTATTTTTTACTATATTTTAATATCATAACGTTGTATTGGAGCTGGCGGGACTCGAACCCGCGTCCAAATAAAGCTTCATAATATAGGTATTACATGTTTATTCTATTTTTTATTTAAATTTTTAAATATATAGACATATTATAAAAATTATAGTTCATATATTTTTTTTAATAAAAAAATGAACATTTTTTATTAATATCTCTTTTTTTTATAACCTTTATAATCTAATTTAAAGAGAATCATTAGATAAAAGGGCTTTATTAGTTGTTAAGCCGCTAAAGCGTATTTTGTTCTTTTTGCAGATATTTTTTTTGGTTTTTTTACGAGATTTTTCCTATTCTCGACATGAACCTAAAATTTTAAAGTTATTTGTCAAATCCTAAAACAGCCCCATATTTAAATTAAAACTTTTTTTTATTATTACAAAAAAAAATATTTATGTCTATATATTATTTTTTATTTTTTATATATAATTGTTAAAAATATTATAAAAAATATTGTAATTTTTATTGTTAAAAAAGTAAAATAAAATGAATGTAATAGAAGAAATAAAAGAACAAATAAAGAGCAATTCTATATTATTATATATGAAAGGAAATTTAAATTATCCAAGTTGTGGTTTTTCTGCTCAAGCATCTAAAGAGATATCTAAATATACCGAAAAATGTAAATATATAGATGTTTTAAAACGTTCTGATATAAGAAAAGAATTGCCTAAATTTGCAAATTGGCCTACTTTTCCTCAGTTATGGGTAAATGGTAAATTAATAGGTGGATGTAGTATTATATTAAAAATGTCAAAAACAGGAGAATTAAAAAAAGTTTTAGAAAAAATATAGTTATATAATTTTATTTTTTATATTTAACAAAATTTATATTTTTTAAAGATATAACATTAAATTTTATATTTAAAATTTATTGTTATATCTGTTTTTTTTTATTTATTTTTTTATCGGCCAGCCTCCTAATTTTTTCCATTTATTTACTATTTTACAAAATAAATTAGCTGTTTTTAGCGCATCATACAAAGCTGAGTGCGCTTGCTTATTATCAAAATATATTCCTATATTTTTGCAAGCTGTTGAAAGTACAGTTTGTCCTATAGCTAACCCGCTTAATGTAGCTGTATCAAATGTTACAAAAGGATGAAAAGGATTTTTTTTAATACTATTTCTTTTTACTGCAGACATAAAAAAATTCAAATCAAATGTTGAATT contains:
- the pta gene encoding phosphate acetyltransferase — encoded protein: MLENVENKFFDKNMRFIFKEKIADFVKPFFIKNVISLENKETYNFFLDKAIEKYYSIKNKKKIILIEGINTKYNNYIERKFNIDFAKSTNSKIIFVSNYNTFFKKYGFKIMKNIFLKNFFYCNNIILGFMLNKYEKKICTKNFFKTKLYKCNNINKNKEFYEKVLKKYRFKKTLNLLNSIIWNFKVKKICVSYLCKILKIKYLYYKKTFFKKVKFFTFDDININCSKNFYKYHLCIIDTDNKKNLNNFLYILNKNYNIGSILLLTNNNNIRKFIKIFIKSYKNKIPIFFTKNNFFYLHSILKSYNINYLKKKYNNYNFIKENIFLNNYNEIIKKILFKNEKTFFTSYYFKYYLKEKAKKLNNIIIFPEGYEIRILKAVSFCAKEKIAKCILLGNKKKINYISNINNIFIDKNVKIIDPKTIRKNYIKLFIKSRLPKILDKNLATKFLKDNCVLATLMLKNDEANCLISGSINTTANTIRPALQIIKTKSSSSIISSFFFMLIKDKVIIYADCAININPDAKQLAEIAIETSKSAINFGIFPKVAMISYSTKFSGNGSTVEKVREATLIVKKKCPNLHIDGPVQYDVASSRKISQLKNYVSDIAGDANIFIFPDLNSGNAIYKAVQNVTNSISIGPILQGINKPVNDLSRGSTIEDIIYTSAVTSIQCSNS
- the gyrA gene encoding DNA topoisomerase (ATP-hydrolyzing) subunit A — encoded protein: MNNVYKNIEKVYIEKELKNSYLDYAMSVIIGRALPDVRDGLKPVHRRILFAMNILKNHYNKPYKKSARIVGDVIGKYHPHGDSAVYEAIVRMAQPFSLRYMLIKGQGNFGSIDGDSAAAMRYTEIKMSKISHEFIDDLNKNTVKFIFNYDETEKIPEILPTKIPNILVNGSSGIAVGMATNIPPHNIKEVINGCLKYLKNKKISLKELMKSIPGPDFPTYGIIHGSEGIKKAYKTGRGKIYIRAKSFIKKNKKTKKEIIIVKEIPYQVNKSKLIEKISELVKDKKIEGISTLRDESDKEGMRIVIEIKKDHIAEIILNKLYLLSQLQISFGINMVALYNGKPKVMSLKEILKAFLYHRKEIVIRRSIFELKKNCERSYLLEGFEIAINNIDKILKIIKKSNNTSNATKILLKKTWKIKKNKFYKILLEKNKILNKYYKSNDSIIKKKYCLTKKQSKAILDLKLQNITNLESKKIYLEYKKILKNIKNLTNIINLKDKLIKVIKNELLYIKDKFGDNRRTKIKNRISKINIEDIITKKDVVVTLSNSGYVKYQPLSDYNAQKRGGRGKLAAKIKKKDFIECLLVTNTHNTILCFSSRGIIYWMKVYQLPSSNRNTRGKPIINLLPLKFNERITAILPVSKYSENKNIFMATLRGIVKKTPLTKFKKQRSSGIIAINLNKGDELIGVSLTNGKNTVMLFTSQGKVVHFSENYVRKMGRTAAGVRGIKINKKDKVVSLIIPKKNGEILTVTKNGYGKRTKISEFPIKSRATRGIISIKITKKNGVVIASIQVTKKNEIIIITNSGILVRTRVSEIGILSRNTQGVILIRTNKKEKVVALQKVTIPFSK
- a CDS encoding DUF2076 domain-containing protein yields the protein MNSEESTLIKNLFKKINSTEKKFSKKDDEANSLILDLVKKNPNAHYYMVQSLLVQDEVILRLNNNIIDLKNKIKELKSFKKNTKKSFLSNFFNFNKDDDINKKKTYSKSENLNNNSTISSDRSNTKDSYFSGCQNNGSFLGNALQTAAGVAGGIAFGNLLTSLFHSNNRYDQPIINDIHNTNFFNVEEENYKNGLENNNVFEEENFIEKPEISKFNNLDKNNFEKNNFDVSNNDSIEESEDNFTENDFI
- a CDS encoding peroxiredoxin C, which produces MTLVTKKAPTFLAPAVLENNKIVENFDFKKYIKNKMSVLFFWPMDFTFVCPTEILEFNNLYEEFKKRNTKIIGVSCDSVYSHYTWKSIEIKDGGIGNLKYIIVSDIKKEIQKSYEIEHPKSGISLRATFLIDSNGIIIHETINDLPYGRNIKEVLRMIDAVNFHKKKGEVCPSSWNKKKLGMKPSIEGLKEYINKKK
- the ung gene encoding uracil-DNA glycosylase, coding for MKKIITWKDILDMEKKIYLFKILKFINLERCKKNIYPSNKNLFSAFKYTSFKKIKVVILGQDPYYKEGQANGLAFSVNDGIKIPPSLRNIFKELKNSVNNFSYPTHGNLSKWALQGVLLLNAILTVEENKPNSHKNIGWSKITDTIIKKISFYKKNIIFLLWGKIAQKKIDLINFKKHIILTSSHPSPYSARHGFLGCNHFIKINEILTYFNKNNIDWNI
- the grxD gene encoding Grx4 family monothiol glutaredoxin, which gives rise to MNVIEEIKEQIKSNSILLYMKGNLNYPSCGFSAQASKEISKYTEKCKYIDVLKRSDIRKELPKFANWPTFPQLWVNGKLIGGCSIILKMSKTGELKKVLEKI